Genomic window (Streptosporangiales bacterium):
CGGCTGGTGCCAGGGCTGCTGCGCCGGCGGCTGGTTCCACGTGGTCGGCGCCTGCCGCGGAGCGGACTCGACCGGACGGGGTGCGTCGGAGTCGACCGCGGTCTGGTCGATGCCGGGGATCACGTCGTACGCCGGACCCGGTGTGCGCTGCTGGCCGGGCGCGACCTCGCCGAGCTGGGTCGAGATCTGCGCGAGCTGGGCGAGCCGCTTCTCCAGTGAGGGGTGCGTGGAGAACAGGCTCGAGAAGCTGAAGCCCTTGCTCTTCAGCGGGGCGAAGAAGAACGCGTTGTACGCCTCCGCCTTGCGCAGGTCCTTGTTCGGGATGGACGCCATCTGACCCGAGACCTTCTGCAGGGCACTGGCCAGGACACTCGGGCGCCCGGTCAGGTGCGCACCCGCACGGTCGGCGGCCAGCTCGCGGTACCGCGACAGGGCCTGGATCAGCAGGAAGCTGATGCCGTAGACGACGGCGCTCACGGCGACGACGCCCAGCATCACCAGCGCGGCCGCCGCGCCGTTCTGGTCGCGGCTGCCGCCACCGAACGCCATCGCGTACAGCCCCATGCGCGCCATCATGCCGGCGAGCACGCCGAGGAAGGACGCGATCGTCATCACCGCGACGTCGCGGTGGGCGACGTGGGAGAGCTCGTGCGCCAGAACGGCCTCGAGCTCCTCCGTGGTGAGCTGCCGCATCATGCCGGTGCTGGCGCACACGACGGCGCTCTTCGGGCTGCGCCCGATCGCGAAGGCGTTGGGGATGTCGCTGTTGGAGATCGCGACCTTCGGCTTCGGCATGTTCGCCATCGCGGTGAGCCGGTCGATCATGGCGTGCAGCTCGGGCGCCTGCTCCGGCGTGACCACGTGACCACGCATCGCGGCCAACGCGATCTTGTCGGAGAACAGGAACTGGACCGCCAGGAAACCGGCGGCGATGAGAA
Coding sequences:
- the htpX gene encoding zinc metalloprotease HtpX: MTKTRFAPDKGLTARMGLTMFLLGLVYTAFIAGLIAMFWRGGGWVWVVLIAAGFLAVQFLFSDKIALAAMRGHVVTPEQAPELHAMIDRLTAMANMPKPKVAISNSDIPNAFAIGRSPKSAVVCASTGMMRQLTTEELEAVLAHELSHVAHRDVAVMTIASFLGVLAGMMARMGLYAMAFGGGSRDQNGAAAALVMLGVVAVSAVVYGISFLLIQALSRYRELAADRAGAHLTGRPSVLASALQKVSGQMASIPNKDLRKAEAYNAFFFAPLKSKGFSFSSLFSTHPSLEKRLAQLAQISTQLGEVAPGQQRTPGPAYDVIPGIDQTAVDSDAPRPVESAPRQAPTTWNQPPAQQPWHQPHSGEGYPPRGAR